Proteins co-encoded in one Neodiprion lecontei isolate iyNeoLeco1 chromosome 3, iyNeoLeco1.1, whole genome shotgun sequence genomic window:
- the LOC107225079 gene encoding hemicentin-2 isoform X1 gives MAIIFKLPSRMLAAVGALLGLIVLTQALAAEEKQMDTEEGATILLPCRFTPPSQKATYFWLRHAHDQHDNVAVSENSLATDYELFNKPEEGKYDLKIRNVSYERDNGKFECRVKVGGTGADLHYEVTTLTVLRAPGPPVISPISPPATEGKRLELQCNTKGGSPEPQITWYQVGRNEPLGKERTLILTPTKEYDRANFRCTVWNRAMSKGHTLDATVTLNVNYFPRVTVGPENPLKVEANGTATLVCDVDSKPTVGSVRWMRDSSFIATTFRHVIPKVTLQDAGTYSCQADNGLERKGENSLTLDVLYPPTVAIEGGSIRDADVEDTLTVHCNVSANPTPSSIEWSREGRPEFRQSGNILRLTRVTADHAGNYTCRAVNNIHPTGGEFKEHFASASVVIRVRHKPGPARVTPDSPVAAEGSRVILTCMAIPSGWPEPQYKWWKEGESPRGLSGEMFGPKYVIDSVHLGSEGTYKCLAMNEIGNGEPAYVKLTVHQEPKFLTKLQPHVTRIVGESSFSVSCTAKGKPEPIVHWLKDDEELTAGTGLYDVSTKPMGGRSNLTTVQSTLSFVGYSRPQTDKIIPSDRGKYTCVFENEVKKVESTMMLKVEHAPIAVHQHNKVAYNLKQTAEIACKVQAWPKPEFQWSFGTNTAPLQMSSDGHYEITTTFDNYDVYTSILRMTDIRERDYGDYNCRVANGLGTINSTIRLQPKGAPEKPTKISAMDVGPSYVVLLWEPGFDGGLPNTKYFVSYRRAAGGDEVVASDCAAPRGPAGQWLETDCQGSNPCNVTSLDQHQTYSFKAKAYNAKGESDYSEEISATTSVAKIPSPQRVSYDPEDGSLKIYVGPTCLALVAAVEKSEGSANTWRLVTFWQLEVLGSDATMRDGILDLDAAVNESPRVRVRLCLKADHQKCGEYTDAEFGPSYIAQSGTLATPTLIALVVSGAVFLLFAALLLLFCRCRRKHAAKAKDYEMDSNAVRPSLVTGNGQQTQAPPPYYAENKALEHSLDLALALEDPKSPAYAQPGYGYHQPNHNINGENGVNMGYMDNSYSNSNNGGSVNSQDSLWQMKRAAANGGNPPYDPMQHGGYGTTDPDYATYPHLTQHEDYRESYNPSRQEFCPDPYAAVVKSKKHMDSPYHDVSGLPDPYLEGLDEDAKPPQHVSLSYDESLESGYSTPNSRGRRVIREIIV, from the exons TACTGACGCAGGCACTGGCAGCGGAAGAGAAGCAAATGGACACCGAGGAGGGAGCGACGATATTGTTACCGTGTCGGTTTACGCCACCGAGTCAAAAAGCCACGTACTTTTGGCTGAGGCACGCGCACGATCAGCACGACAACGTCGCGGTGAGCGAAAACTCGCTGGCTACCGACTACGAGCTGTTCAACAAGCCGGAAGAGGGTAAATACGACCTCAAGATCAGGAACGTATCCTACGAGAGGGACAATGGGAAGTTCGAGTGCCGAGTGAAGGTGGGAGGAACCGGGGCTGACCTCCACTACGAGGTGACGACGTTGACGGTTCTAAGGGCGCCGGGTCCTCCGGTGATCTCGCCTATATCGCCACCGGCGACTGAAGGCAAGCGGCTGGAACTCCAGTGCAACACCAAAGGTGGAAGTCCCGAACCCCAAATTACGTGGTACCAGGTTGGGAGGAACGAGCCCCTCGGCAAAGAGCGGACTCTGATCCTTACGCCGACGAAGGAATACGATCGGGCGAACTTCCGGTGCACGGTCTGGAACCGGGCCATGTCAAAGGGCCACACCCTGGACGCGACGGTTACCTTGAACGTCAACTACTTCCCGCGGGTCACGGTTGGCCCTGAGAACCCGCTCAAGGTCGAGGCGAACGGGACCGCCACCCTTGTCTGCGACGTGGACTCGAAACCGACGGTCGGCTCGGTCAGATGGATGCGGGACAGCAGCTTCATCGCGACGACCTTCCGCCACGTGATACCAAAGGTGACACTACAGGACGCAGGGACCTATTCCTGCCAAGCCGACAACGGGCTGGAACGCAAAGGCGAAAACTCACTCACCCTGGACGTCCTTTATCCCCCTACGGTCGCCATTGAAGGTGGCTCGATCCGCGACGCCGACGTGGAGGACACCCTGACCGTGCACTGTAACGTGTCCGCAAATCCGACACCATCCAGCATCGAGTGGTCCAGGGAAGGTCGCCCGGAGTTTCGACAGTCCGGCAACATCCTTAGACTGACAAGAGTCACCGCTGACCATGCCGGTAACTACACCTGCAGAGCCGTCAACAATATCCATCCCACCGGTGGCGAGTTCAAGGAGCATTTTGCATCAGCTTCGGTCGTCATTCGCGTTCGACACAAGCCAGGACCAGCCAGGGTCACTCCGGACTCTCCGGTCGCCGCTGAAGGATCCCGCGTAATACTCACCTGCATGGCTATTCCTTCCGGGTGGCCCGAGCCGCAGTACAAATGGTGGAAGGAGGGCGAGAGCCCACGTGGTCTATCTGGCGAAATGTTCGGACCCAAGTACGTCATCGACTCCGTTCATCTGGGCAGTGAGGGCACCTACAAGTGTCTCGCCATGAATGAAATCGGCAACGGAGAACCCGCTTACGTCAAACTCACCGTGCACCAGGAACCCAAGTTTCTTACCAAGCTTCAGCCCCATGTTACGAGAAT TGTGGGAGAGTCATCGTTCTCGGTGTCTTGCACAGCGAAAGGTAAGCCAGAACCGATCGTCCACTGGCTGAAGGATGACGAGGAACTAACTGCGGGGACGGGTCTTTACGACGTGAGCACGAAGCCGATGGGAGGAAGGAGCAACCTGACGACGGTGCAGTCGACCTTGAGTTTCGTGGGTTACTCTCGTCCGCAAACGGACAAGATAATCCCCAGTGACCGAGGCAAGTACACCTGCGTCTTTGAGAACGAGGTGAAGAAAGTCGAGTCGACGATGATGCTGAAGGTGGAGCACGCGCCGATAGCCGTTCACCAGCACAACAAGGTCGCCTATAATCTCAAACAGACCGCAGAAATCGCGTGCAAGGTCCAGGCCTGGCCCAAGCCCGAATTCCAATGGAGCTTCGGCACGAATACGGCCCCGCTTCAGATGTCGAGCGACGGTCACTACGAGATCACCACCACCTTCGACAACTACGACGTCTACACGTCCATCCTCAGGATGACCGACATCCGGGAGCGCGACTACGGTGACTACAATTGCCGCGTCGCTAACGGCCTTGGAACCATCAACTCCACCATCCGTCTCCAGCCGAAAGGTGCTCCGGAGAAACCGACCAAGATAAGCGCCATGGACGTCGGCCCTTCCTACGTAGTCCTTCTCTGGGAACCCGGCTTCGACGGCGGGCTTCCGAACACCAAGTACTTCGTGTCCTACCGGCGAGCCGCTGGAGGCGACGAAGTCGTCGCCTCGGACTGTGCGGCACCCAGAGGACCGGCCGGCCAGTGGCTCGAGACGGACTGCCAAGGTTCGAATCCCTGTAACGTGACCAGTCTGGACCAGCACCAGACGTACTCGTTCAAGGCGAAGGCCTACAACGCCAAGGGGGAGAGCGACTACTCGGAGGAGATAAGCGCCACCACCTCCGTCGCGAAGATTCCGTCGCCCCAGAGGGTCAGCTACGACCCGGAGGACGGGTCCCTCAAGATATACGTCGGGCCCACTTGTCTGGCCCTCGTTGCCGCCGTTGAGAAATCCGAGGGATCCGCCAACACTTGGAGGCTCGTTACCTTCTGGCAGCTCGAGGTACTCGGAAGTGACGCAACCATGCGCGAtggaattctcgacctcgatGCTGCCGTCAACGAATCTCCTCGCGTCAGGGTCAGGCTGTGTCTTAAAGCTGATCACCAGAAGTGCGGAGAGTACACCGACGCTGAAT TCGGTCCGTCCTACATTGCACAGTCCGGCACATTGGCGACGCCAACGTTGATCGCTTTGGTGGTAAGCGGAGCAGTTTTCCTACTGTTCGCAGCGTTGCTTCTGCTGTTTTGTCGATGCCGACGAAAGCACGCGGCGAAAGCGAAGGACTACGAAATGGACTCGAACGC AGTGAGGCCCAGCCTCGTCACCGGAAATGGCCAGCAGACCCAGGCTCCGCCGCCGTACTACGCCGAGAATAAGGCCCTCGAACACAGCCTGGACCTTGCCTTGGCTCTCGAGGATCCAAAAAGTCCCGCCTACGCTCAGCCCGGCTACGGATACCATCAGCCGAACCACAACATTAACGGTGAGAATG GAGTGAACATGGGCTACATGGACAACAGCTATTCGAACTCGAACAACGGAGGCTCGGTCAATTCCCAGGACTCTTTGTGGCAGATGAAACGGGCAGCTGCGAATGGCGGAAATCCTCCCTACGACCCGATGCAACACGGTGGATACGGAACCACGGACCCTGACTACGCGACCTACCCTCATCTCACTCAGCACGAAGATTACAGGGAGAGTTACAACCCCAGCCGACAGGAATTCTGCCCCGATCCCTACGCGGCTGTCGTCAAGTCCAAGAAGCACATGG ACTCCCCGTACCACGACGTGTCGGGTCTACCGGACCCGTACCTGGAGGGTCTCGACGAGGACGCGAAGCCGCCACAGCACGTGAGTCTCTCGTACGACGAGAGTCTGGAGTCCGGATACTCGACCCCGAACAGCCGCGGCCGTCGGGTGATCAGGGAGATAATCGTCTGA
- the LOC107225079 gene encoding hemicentin-2 isoform X3, with the protein MAIIFKLPSRMLAAVGALLGLIVLTQALAAEEKQMDTEEGATILLPCRFTPPSQKATYFWLRHAHDQHDNVAVSENSLATDYELFNKPEEGKYDLKIRNVSYERDNGKFECRVKVGGTGADLHYEVTTLTVLRAPGPPVISPISPPATEGKRLELQCNTKGGSPEPQITWYQVGRNEPLGKERTLILTPTKEYDRANFRCTVWNRAMSKGHTLDATVTLNVNYFPRVTVGPENPLKVEANGTATLVCDVDSKPTVGSVRWMRDSSFIATTFRHVIPKVTLQDAGTYSCQADNGLERKGENSLTLDVLYPPTVAIEGGSIRDADVEDTLTVHCNVSANPTPSSIEWSREGRPEFRQSGNILRLTRVTADHAGNYTCRAVNNIHPTGGEFKEHFASASVVIRVRHKPGPARVTPDSPVAAEGSRVILTCMAIPSGWPEPQYKWWKEGESPRGLSGEMFGPKYVIDSVHLGSEGTYKCLAMNEIGNGEPAYVKLTVHQEPKFLTKLQPHVTRIVGESSFSVSCTAKGKPEPIVHWLKDDEELTAGTGLYDVSTKPMGGRSNLTTVQSTLSFVGYSRPQTDKIIPSDRGKYTCVFENEVKKVESTMMLKVEHAPIAVHQHNKVAYNLKQTAEIACKVQAWPKPEFQWSFGTNTAPLQMSSDGHYEITTTFDNYDVYTSILRMTDIRERDYGDYNCRVANGLGTINSTIRLQPKGAPEKPTKISAMDVGPSYVVLLWEPGFDGGLPNTKYFVSYRRAAGGDEVVASDCAAPRGPAGQWLETDCQGSNPCNVTSLDQHQTYSFKAKAYNAKGESDYSEEISATTSVAKIPSPQRVSYDPEDGSLKIYVGPTCLALVAAVEKSEGSANTWRLVTFWQLEVLGSDATMRDGILDLDAAVNESPRVRVRLCLKADHQKCGEYTDAEFGPSYIAQSGTLATPTLIALVVSGAVFLLFAALLLLFCRCRRKHAAKAKDYEMDSNAVRPSLVTGNGQQTQAPPPYYAENKALEHSLDLALALEDPKSPAYAQPGYGYHQPNHNINGVNMGYMDNSYSNSNNGGSVNSQDSLWQMKRAAANGGNPPYDPMQHGGYGTTDPDYATYPHLTQHEDYRESYNPSRQEFCPDPYAAVVKSKKHMDSPYHDVSGLPDPYLEGLDEDAKPPQHVSLSYDESLESGYSTPNSRGRRVIREIIV; encoded by the exons TACTGACGCAGGCACTGGCAGCGGAAGAGAAGCAAATGGACACCGAGGAGGGAGCGACGATATTGTTACCGTGTCGGTTTACGCCACCGAGTCAAAAAGCCACGTACTTTTGGCTGAGGCACGCGCACGATCAGCACGACAACGTCGCGGTGAGCGAAAACTCGCTGGCTACCGACTACGAGCTGTTCAACAAGCCGGAAGAGGGTAAATACGACCTCAAGATCAGGAACGTATCCTACGAGAGGGACAATGGGAAGTTCGAGTGCCGAGTGAAGGTGGGAGGAACCGGGGCTGACCTCCACTACGAGGTGACGACGTTGACGGTTCTAAGGGCGCCGGGTCCTCCGGTGATCTCGCCTATATCGCCACCGGCGACTGAAGGCAAGCGGCTGGAACTCCAGTGCAACACCAAAGGTGGAAGTCCCGAACCCCAAATTACGTGGTACCAGGTTGGGAGGAACGAGCCCCTCGGCAAAGAGCGGACTCTGATCCTTACGCCGACGAAGGAATACGATCGGGCGAACTTCCGGTGCACGGTCTGGAACCGGGCCATGTCAAAGGGCCACACCCTGGACGCGACGGTTACCTTGAACGTCAACTACTTCCCGCGGGTCACGGTTGGCCCTGAGAACCCGCTCAAGGTCGAGGCGAACGGGACCGCCACCCTTGTCTGCGACGTGGACTCGAAACCGACGGTCGGCTCGGTCAGATGGATGCGGGACAGCAGCTTCATCGCGACGACCTTCCGCCACGTGATACCAAAGGTGACACTACAGGACGCAGGGACCTATTCCTGCCAAGCCGACAACGGGCTGGAACGCAAAGGCGAAAACTCACTCACCCTGGACGTCCTTTATCCCCCTACGGTCGCCATTGAAGGTGGCTCGATCCGCGACGCCGACGTGGAGGACACCCTGACCGTGCACTGTAACGTGTCCGCAAATCCGACACCATCCAGCATCGAGTGGTCCAGGGAAGGTCGCCCGGAGTTTCGACAGTCCGGCAACATCCTTAGACTGACAAGAGTCACCGCTGACCATGCCGGTAACTACACCTGCAGAGCCGTCAACAATATCCATCCCACCGGTGGCGAGTTCAAGGAGCATTTTGCATCAGCTTCGGTCGTCATTCGCGTTCGACACAAGCCAGGACCAGCCAGGGTCACTCCGGACTCTCCGGTCGCCGCTGAAGGATCCCGCGTAATACTCACCTGCATGGCTATTCCTTCCGGGTGGCCCGAGCCGCAGTACAAATGGTGGAAGGAGGGCGAGAGCCCACGTGGTCTATCTGGCGAAATGTTCGGACCCAAGTACGTCATCGACTCCGTTCATCTGGGCAGTGAGGGCACCTACAAGTGTCTCGCCATGAATGAAATCGGCAACGGAGAACCCGCTTACGTCAAACTCACCGTGCACCAGGAACCCAAGTTTCTTACCAAGCTTCAGCCCCATGTTACGAGAAT TGTGGGAGAGTCATCGTTCTCGGTGTCTTGCACAGCGAAAGGTAAGCCAGAACCGATCGTCCACTGGCTGAAGGATGACGAGGAACTAACTGCGGGGACGGGTCTTTACGACGTGAGCACGAAGCCGATGGGAGGAAGGAGCAACCTGACGACGGTGCAGTCGACCTTGAGTTTCGTGGGTTACTCTCGTCCGCAAACGGACAAGATAATCCCCAGTGACCGAGGCAAGTACACCTGCGTCTTTGAGAACGAGGTGAAGAAAGTCGAGTCGACGATGATGCTGAAGGTGGAGCACGCGCCGATAGCCGTTCACCAGCACAACAAGGTCGCCTATAATCTCAAACAGACCGCAGAAATCGCGTGCAAGGTCCAGGCCTGGCCCAAGCCCGAATTCCAATGGAGCTTCGGCACGAATACGGCCCCGCTTCAGATGTCGAGCGACGGTCACTACGAGATCACCACCACCTTCGACAACTACGACGTCTACACGTCCATCCTCAGGATGACCGACATCCGGGAGCGCGACTACGGTGACTACAATTGCCGCGTCGCTAACGGCCTTGGAACCATCAACTCCACCATCCGTCTCCAGCCGAAAGGTGCTCCGGAGAAACCGACCAAGATAAGCGCCATGGACGTCGGCCCTTCCTACGTAGTCCTTCTCTGGGAACCCGGCTTCGACGGCGGGCTTCCGAACACCAAGTACTTCGTGTCCTACCGGCGAGCCGCTGGAGGCGACGAAGTCGTCGCCTCGGACTGTGCGGCACCCAGAGGACCGGCCGGCCAGTGGCTCGAGACGGACTGCCAAGGTTCGAATCCCTGTAACGTGACCAGTCTGGACCAGCACCAGACGTACTCGTTCAAGGCGAAGGCCTACAACGCCAAGGGGGAGAGCGACTACTCGGAGGAGATAAGCGCCACCACCTCCGTCGCGAAGATTCCGTCGCCCCAGAGGGTCAGCTACGACCCGGAGGACGGGTCCCTCAAGATATACGTCGGGCCCACTTGTCTGGCCCTCGTTGCCGCCGTTGAGAAATCCGAGGGATCCGCCAACACTTGGAGGCTCGTTACCTTCTGGCAGCTCGAGGTACTCGGAAGTGACGCAACCATGCGCGAtggaattctcgacctcgatGCTGCCGTCAACGAATCTCCTCGCGTCAGGGTCAGGCTGTGTCTTAAAGCTGATCACCAGAAGTGCGGAGAGTACACCGACGCTGAAT TCGGTCCGTCCTACATTGCACAGTCCGGCACATTGGCGACGCCAACGTTGATCGCTTTGGTGGTAAGCGGAGCAGTTTTCCTACTGTTCGCAGCGTTGCTTCTGCTGTTTTGTCGATGCCGACGAAAGCACGCGGCGAAAGCGAAGGACTACGAAATGGACTCGAACGC AGTGAGGCCCAGCCTCGTCACCGGAAATGGCCAGCAGACCCAGGCTCCGCCGCCGTACTACGCCGAGAATAAGGCCCTCGAACACAGCCTGGACCTTGCCTTGGCTCTCGAGGATCCAAAAAGTCCCGCCTACGCTCAGCCCGGCTACGGATACCATCAGCCGAACCACAACATTAACG GAGTGAACATGGGCTACATGGACAACAGCTATTCGAACTCGAACAACGGAGGCTCGGTCAATTCCCAGGACTCTTTGTGGCAGATGAAACGGGCAGCTGCGAATGGCGGAAATCCTCCCTACGACCCGATGCAACACGGTGGATACGGAACCACGGACCCTGACTACGCGACCTACCCTCATCTCACTCAGCACGAAGATTACAGGGAGAGTTACAACCCCAGCCGACAGGAATTCTGCCCCGATCCCTACGCGGCTGTCGTCAAGTCCAAGAAGCACATGG ACTCCCCGTACCACGACGTGTCGGGTCTACCGGACCCGTACCTGGAGGGTCTCGACGAGGACGCGAAGCCGCCACAGCACGTGAGTCTCTCGTACGACGAGAGTCTGGAGTCCGGATACTCGACCCCGAACAGCCGCGGCCGTCGGGTGATCAGGGAGATAATCGTCTGA
- the LOC107225079 gene encoding hemicentin-2 isoform X2, producing MAGITSSRRSTISTVFLILSVLTQALAAEEKQMDTEEGATILLPCRFTPPSQKATYFWLRHAHDQHDNVAVSENSLATDYELFNKPEEGKYDLKIRNVSYERDNGKFECRVKVGGTGADLHYEVTTLTVLRAPGPPVISPISPPATEGKRLELQCNTKGGSPEPQITWYQVGRNEPLGKERTLILTPTKEYDRANFRCTVWNRAMSKGHTLDATVTLNVNYFPRVTVGPENPLKVEANGTATLVCDVDSKPTVGSVRWMRDSSFIATTFRHVIPKVTLQDAGTYSCQADNGLERKGENSLTLDVLYPPTVAIEGGSIRDADVEDTLTVHCNVSANPTPSSIEWSREGRPEFRQSGNILRLTRVTADHAGNYTCRAVNNIHPTGGEFKEHFASASVVIRVRHKPGPARVTPDSPVAAEGSRVILTCMAIPSGWPEPQYKWWKEGESPRGLSGEMFGPKYVIDSVHLGSEGTYKCLAMNEIGNGEPAYVKLTVHQEPKFLTKLQPHVTRIVGESSFSVSCTAKGKPEPIVHWLKDDEELTAGTGLYDVSTKPMGGRSNLTTVQSTLSFVGYSRPQTDKIIPSDRGKYTCVFENEVKKVESTMMLKVEHAPIAVHQHNKVAYNLKQTAEIACKVQAWPKPEFQWSFGTNTAPLQMSSDGHYEITTTFDNYDVYTSILRMTDIRERDYGDYNCRVANGLGTINSTIRLQPKGAPEKPTKISAMDVGPSYVVLLWEPGFDGGLPNTKYFVSYRRAAGGDEVVASDCAAPRGPAGQWLETDCQGSNPCNVTSLDQHQTYSFKAKAYNAKGESDYSEEISATTSVAKIPSPQRVSYDPEDGSLKIYVGPTCLALVAAVEKSEGSANTWRLVTFWQLEVLGSDATMRDGILDLDAAVNESPRVRVRLCLKADHQKCGEYTDAEFGPSYIAQSGTLATPTLIALVVSGAVFLLFAALLLLFCRCRRKHAAKAKDYEMDSNAVRPSLVTGNGQQTQAPPPYYAENKALEHSLDLALALEDPKSPAYAQPGYGYHQPNHNINGENGVNMGYMDNSYSNSNNGGSVNSQDSLWQMKRAAANGGNPPYDPMQHGGYGTTDPDYATYPHLTQHEDYRESYNPSRQEFCPDPYAAVVKSKKHMDSPYHDVSGLPDPYLEGLDEDAKPPQHVSLSYDESLESGYSTPNSRGRRVIREIIV from the exons ATGGCCGGGATTACCTCCAGTCGGAGGAGCACCATCTCCACAGTTTTTCTCATCCTGTCAG TACTGACGCAGGCACTGGCAGCGGAAGAGAAGCAAATGGACACCGAGGAGGGAGCGACGATATTGTTACCGTGTCGGTTTACGCCACCGAGTCAAAAAGCCACGTACTTTTGGCTGAGGCACGCGCACGATCAGCACGACAACGTCGCGGTGAGCGAAAACTCGCTGGCTACCGACTACGAGCTGTTCAACAAGCCGGAAGAGGGTAAATACGACCTCAAGATCAGGAACGTATCCTACGAGAGGGACAATGGGAAGTTCGAGTGCCGAGTGAAGGTGGGAGGAACCGGGGCTGACCTCCACTACGAGGTGACGACGTTGACGGTTCTAAGGGCGCCGGGTCCTCCGGTGATCTCGCCTATATCGCCACCGGCGACTGAAGGCAAGCGGCTGGAACTCCAGTGCAACACCAAAGGTGGAAGTCCCGAACCCCAAATTACGTGGTACCAGGTTGGGAGGAACGAGCCCCTCGGCAAAGAGCGGACTCTGATCCTTACGCCGACGAAGGAATACGATCGGGCGAACTTCCGGTGCACGGTCTGGAACCGGGCCATGTCAAAGGGCCACACCCTGGACGCGACGGTTACCTTGAACGTCAACTACTTCCCGCGGGTCACGGTTGGCCCTGAGAACCCGCTCAAGGTCGAGGCGAACGGGACCGCCACCCTTGTCTGCGACGTGGACTCGAAACCGACGGTCGGCTCGGTCAGATGGATGCGGGACAGCAGCTTCATCGCGACGACCTTCCGCCACGTGATACCAAAGGTGACACTACAGGACGCAGGGACCTATTCCTGCCAAGCCGACAACGGGCTGGAACGCAAAGGCGAAAACTCACTCACCCTGGACGTCCTTTATCCCCCTACGGTCGCCATTGAAGGTGGCTCGATCCGCGACGCCGACGTGGAGGACACCCTGACCGTGCACTGTAACGTGTCCGCAAATCCGACACCATCCAGCATCGAGTGGTCCAGGGAAGGTCGCCCGGAGTTTCGACAGTCCGGCAACATCCTTAGACTGACAAGAGTCACCGCTGACCATGCCGGTAACTACACCTGCAGAGCCGTCAACAATATCCATCCCACCGGTGGCGAGTTCAAGGAGCATTTTGCATCAGCTTCGGTCGTCATTCGCGTTCGACACAAGCCAGGACCAGCCAGGGTCACTCCGGACTCTCCGGTCGCCGCTGAAGGATCCCGCGTAATACTCACCTGCATGGCTATTCCTTCCGGGTGGCCCGAGCCGCAGTACAAATGGTGGAAGGAGGGCGAGAGCCCACGTGGTCTATCTGGCGAAATGTTCGGACCCAAGTACGTCATCGACTCCGTTCATCTGGGCAGTGAGGGCACCTACAAGTGTCTCGCCATGAATGAAATCGGCAACGGAGAACCCGCTTACGTCAAACTCACCGTGCACCAGGAACCCAAGTTTCTTACCAAGCTTCAGCCCCATGTTACGAGAAT TGTGGGAGAGTCATCGTTCTCGGTGTCTTGCACAGCGAAAGGTAAGCCAGAACCGATCGTCCACTGGCTGAAGGATGACGAGGAACTAACTGCGGGGACGGGTCTTTACGACGTGAGCACGAAGCCGATGGGAGGAAGGAGCAACCTGACGACGGTGCAGTCGACCTTGAGTTTCGTGGGTTACTCTCGTCCGCAAACGGACAAGATAATCCCCAGTGACCGAGGCAAGTACACCTGCGTCTTTGAGAACGAGGTGAAGAAAGTCGAGTCGACGATGATGCTGAAGGTGGAGCACGCGCCGATAGCCGTTCACCAGCACAACAAGGTCGCCTATAATCTCAAACAGACCGCAGAAATCGCGTGCAAGGTCCAGGCCTGGCCCAAGCCCGAATTCCAATGGAGCTTCGGCACGAATACGGCCCCGCTTCAGATGTCGAGCGACGGTCACTACGAGATCACCACCACCTTCGACAACTACGACGTCTACACGTCCATCCTCAGGATGACCGACATCCGGGAGCGCGACTACGGTGACTACAATTGCCGCGTCGCTAACGGCCTTGGAACCATCAACTCCACCATCCGTCTCCAGCCGAAAGGTGCTCCGGAGAAACCGACCAAGATAAGCGCCATGGACGTCGGCCCTTCCTACGTAGTCCTTCTCTGGGAACCCGGCTTCGACGGCGGGCTTCCGAACACCAAGTACTTCGTGTCCTACCGGCGAGCCGCTGGAGGCGACGAAGTCGTCGCCTCGGACTGTGCGGCACCCAGAGGACCGGCCGGCCAGTGGCTCGAGACGGACTGCCAAGGTTCGAATCCCTGTAACGTGACCAGTCTGGACCAGCACCAGACGTACTCGTTCAAGGCGAAGGCCTACAACGCCAAGGGGGAGAGCGACTACTCGGAGGAGATAAGCGCCACCACCTCCGTCGCGAAGATTCCGTCGCCCCAGAGGGTCAGCTACGACCCGGAGGACGGGTCCCTCAAGATATACGTCGGGCCCACTTGTCTGGCCCTCGTTGCCGCCGTTGAGAAATCCGAGGGATCCGCCAACACTTGGAGGCTCGTTACCTTCTGGCAGCTCGAGGTACTCGGAAGTGACGCAACCATGCGCGAtggaattctcgacctcgatGCTGCCGTCAACGAATCTCCTCGCGTCAGGGTCAGGCTGTGTCTTAAAGCTGATCACCAGAAGTGCGGAGAGTACACCGACGCTGAAT TCGGTCCGTCCTACATTGCACAGTCCGGCACATTGGCGACGCCAACGTTGATCGCTTTGGTGGTAAGCGGAGCAGTTTTCCTACTGTTCGCAGCGTTGCTTCTGCTGTTTTGTCGATGCCGACGAAAGCACGCGGCGAAAGCGAAGGACTACGAAATGGACTCGAACGC AGTGAGGCCCAGCCTCGTCACCGGAAATGGCCAGCAGACCCAGGCTCCGCCGCCGTACTACGCCGAGAATAAGGCCCTCGAACACAGCCTGGACCTTGCCTTGGCTCTCGAGGATCCAAAAAGTCCCGCCTACGCTCAGCCCGGCTACGGATACCATCAGCCGAACCACAACATTAACGGTGAGAATG GAGTGAACATGGGCTACATGGACAACAGCTATTCGAACTCGAACAACGGAGGCTCGGTCAATTCCCAGGACTCTTTGTGGCAGATGAAACGGGCAGCTGCGAATGGCGGAAATCCTCCCTACGACCCGATGCAACACGGTGGATACGGAACCACGGACCCTGACTACGCGACCTACCCTCATCTCACTCAGCACGAAGATTACAGGGAGAGTTACAACCCCAGCCGACAGGAATTCTGCCCCGATCCCTACGCGGCTGTCGTCAAGTCCAAGAAGCACATGG ACTCCCCGTACCACGACGTGTCGGGTCTACCGGACCCGTACCTGGAGGGTCTCGACGAGGACGCGAAGCCGCCACAGCACGTGAGTCTCTCGTACGACGAGAGTCTGGAGTCCGGATACTCGACCCCGAACAGCCGCGGCCGTCGGGTGATCAGGGAGATAATCGTCTGA